Proteins encoded within one genomic window of Streptomyces kaniharaensis:
- a CDS encoding cupin domain-containing protein, with protein MTDDQAPLSREILLDVPVLPAKPTARVEVRRITMKPGFAAGWHVHNCPVVGSVLAGSVRYQAEGVDEVVLTAGEVFHEPEGVPVRFDAGDEGATFLAYFLLADGEEPEIALTSG; from the coding sequence GTGACGGATGATCAGGCTCCGCTCTCCCGCGAGATCCTGCTGGATGTGCCAGTGTTGCCGGCGAAGCCGACGGCTCGGGTGGAGGTGCGGCGGATCACGATGAAGCCCGGGTTCGCCGCCGGGTGGCACGTGCACAACTGCCCGGTGGTCGGGAGCGTGCTGGCCGGATCCGTGCGCTACCAGGCCGAGGGTGTGGACGAGGTGGTGCTGACGGCCGGCGAGGTGTTCCACGAGCCCGAGGGGGTGCCGGTGCGGTTCGATGCCGGCGACGAGGGGGCGACGTTCCTGGCCTACTTCCTGCTGGCGGACGGGGAGGAGCCGGAGATCGCCCTGACCTCCGGGTGA
- a CDS encoding DUF6204 family protein — translation MSTRTFRIMVRGVFDGLTPDQRAELLAHAPEHDVLHAAFTPEGHLAYDLTARAAFTFRFLDSGEAEEDILDATERAEQAAQTWLTERGYGYKNLRSQAEDLSQAPLGKRQRRAAATS, via the coding sequence ATGAGCACTCGAACCTTCCGCATCATGGTGCGCGGCGTCTTCGACGGCCTGACCCCCGATCAGCGCGCCGAACTCCTCGCCCACGCTCCCGAACACGATGTCCTGCACGCGGCCTTCACCCCCGAGGGCCACCTCGCGTACGACCTCACCGCGCGAGCCGCCTTCACCTTCCGCTTCCTCGACTCCGGCGAGGCGGAGGAGGACATTCTCGACGCGACCGAACGCGCCGAGCAGGCAGCACAGACCTGGCTGACCGAACGCGGCTACGGCTACAAGAACCTCCGCTCCCAGGCCGAGGACCTCTCCCAGGCCCCGCTCGGCAAGCGCCAACGCCGCGCCGCCGCCACCAGCTGA
- a CDS encoding MerR family transcriptional regulator has product MNGDTLHSIGDLARRTGLTVKTVRYYSDLGIVSPACGAR; this is encoded by the coding sequence ATGAACGGCGACACGCTCCACTCGATCGGTGATCTGGCACGGCGGACCGGGCTGACGGTCAAGACCGTGCGGTACTACTCGGATCTGGGGATCGTGTCGCCGGCGTGCGGCGCTCGATGA
- a CDS encoding maleylpyruvate isomerase N-terminal domain-containing protein, whose amino-acid sequence MDGIDSRDVDRAVDEMVRVLGPHDSEDWQARAGSLEWSCRQTAAHVAHDLLAYAGQLAARSADAYLPFDLVVNADAPVREVLRVVTACGRLLSAAVAAAAPDDRAWHWGPCDPAGFAAMGVAETLLHTHDITQGLGLSWRPPEDLCAAVLNRLFPDAPSGDPAQVLLWSTGRGELADRPRVTSWVWKAAVS is encoded by the coding sequence ATGGATGGCATCGACAGTCGAGACGTCGACCGGGCTGTGGACGAGATGGTTCGGGTGCTCGGCCCACACGATTCCGAAGACTGGCAAGCCCGTGCAGGGTCGCTGGAGTGGAGCTGCCGGCAGACTGCCGCGCACGTCGCGCACGACCTGCTGGCCTATGCCGGACAGTTGGCGGCCCGTTCGGCAGATGCCTATCTGCCCTTTGACCTCGTCGTCAACGCCGATGCACCGGTGCGTGAGGTCCTCAGGGTGGTCACCGCCTGCGGAAGACTGCTGAGTGCTGCGGTCGCCGCGGCCGCACCCGATGATCGCGCTTGGCACTGGGGGCCCTGTGATCCGGCGGGGTTCGCCGCGATGGGGGTCGCTGAGACGCTCCTTCACACGCATGACATCACCCAGGGACTGGGGCTTTCGTGGCGCCCCCCGGAGGATCTCTGTGCGGCAGTGCTGAACCGGTTGTTCCCTGATGCTCCGTCTGGTGATCCTGCCCAGGTCCTGCTGTGGTCCACCGGCCGGGGTGAGCTCGCTGACCGGCCGCGCGTCACCTCGTGGGTCTGGAAAGCCGCGGTTTCCTGA
- the def gene encoding peptide deformylase — MAIQPIRLFGDPVLRAPAQPVTTFDKELRTLVRDLTDTMLDAPGAGLAAPQLGVSLRVFTYHVDGVTGHLINPDLALSEEEQDGPEGCLSLPGLRYDTRRAHGVVAKGFNMYGDPITLEGTRLLARCIQHETDHLDGIIFIDRLDGEQRKAALKAIREADWGGGPTPVVKVSPHSTFGAAR, encoded by the coding sequence GTGGCGATCCAGCCGATCCGTCTCTTCGGAGACCCCGTCCTGCGAGCCCCCGCCCAGCCGGTGACCACGTTCGACAAGGAACTGCGCACCCTGGTCCGGGACCTCACCGACACCATGCTCGACGCGCCCGGCGCCGGCCTCGCCGCACCCCAACTCGGCGTCTCCCTGCGGGTGTTCACCTACCACGTGGACGGCGTCACCGGCCACTTGATCAACCCGGACCTGGCGCTGAGCGAGGAGGAGCAGGACGGCCCCGAGGGCTGCCTCTCCCTGCCCGGGCTGCGGTACGACACCAGGCGCGCCCACGGCGTGGTCGCCAAGGGCTTCAACATGTACGGCGATCCGATCACGCTGGAGGGCACCCGGCTGCTCGCCCGCTGCATACAGCACGAGACCGACCACCTCGACGGCATCATCTTCATCGACCGGCTCGACGGCGAGCAGCGCAAGGCCGCGCTGAAGGCGATCCGGGAGGCGGACTGGGGCGGCGGGCCCACGCCGGTCGTGAAGGTCTCGCCGCACAGTACGTTCGGCGCGGCGCGCTGA
- a CDS encoding class I SAM-dependent methyltransferase, with product MTQDHVTQGDGEAPGLADAQREHWHRTYSAHPGMYGEQPSAAALHAARVFAAAGARDVLELGAGHGRDALFFAREGFTVLATDFSPTGLEQLRTAAAEQGVTDRVTIAVHDVRKPLPLLDASVDAVFAHMLLCMALSTEEIHALVAEVRRVLRPGGSFVYTVRHTGDAHYGAGTDHGDDVWEHGGFAVHFFPRALVDALAEGWHLAEVHPFEEGELPRRLWRITQRTPR from the coding sequence ATGACCCAGGACCACGTGACGCAGGGCGACGGGGAGGCGCCCGGCCTCGCCGACGCCCAACGCGAGCACTGGCACCGGACGTACAGCGCCCACCCGGGCATGTACGGCGAGCAGCCTTCCGCCGCCGCGCTGCACGCCGCCCGGGTGTTCGCCGCCGCCGGTGCCCGGGACGTCCTGGAACTGGGCGCGGGCCACGGCCGGGACGCCCTGTTCTTCGCCCGCGAGGGCTTCACCGTGCTGGCCACCGACTTCAGCCCGACCGGCCTGGAGCAACTCCGAACGGCGGCCGCCGAGCAGGGCGTCACCGACCGGGTCACCATCGCCGTCCACGACGTCCGTAAGCCGCTGCCGCTCCTCGACGCGTCCGTCGACGCGGTGTTCGCGCACATGCTGCTCTGCATGGCGCTGTCCACCGAGGAGATCCACGCCCTGGTCGCGGAGGTCCGCCGCGTCCTGCGTCCGGGCGGCAGCTTCGTCTACACCGTCCGCCACACCGGCGACGCTCACTACGGGGCGGGCACCGACCACGGCGACGACGTCTGGGAACACGGCGGGTTCGCCGTCCACTTCTTCCCCCGCGCCCTCGTCGACGCCCTTGCCGAGGGCTGGCACCTCGCCGAGGTGCACCCGTTCGAAGAGGGCGAACTGCCCCGCCGCCTCTGGCGCATCACCCAGCGGACGCCCCGCTGA
- a CDS encoding MarR family winged helix-turn-helix transcriptional regulator: MTSLQTDQLGPDPLDTALRLVRAQATLVKRFDASLSGLHGVSLSDFTMLLRLSEAPGGRMRRVDLAETLGLTASGVTRGLAPLERIGLVTREPAPRDARVAYAALTPTGRERLADMLKTARQVAADIFAPTQWPPNDLATLASLLTPLTTPRL, encoded by the coding sequence ATGACCAGCCTGCAGACCGACCAACTCGGCCCCGACCCCCTGGACACGGCTCTACGCCTCGTCCGCGCCCAGGCCACCCTCGTCAAACGCTTCGACGCCAGCCTCAGCGGCCTGCACGGCGTCAGCCTCTCCGACTTCACGATGCTGCTCCGCCTCAGCGAGGCGCCGGGCGGCCGCATGCGCCGTGTCGACCTCGCCGAAACCCTCGGCCTCACCGCCTCCGGCGTCACCCGCGGCCTCGCCCCGCTCGAACGCATCGGCCTGGTCACTCGCGAGCCCGCACCCCGCGACGCCCGGGTCGCCTACGCCGCTCTCACCCCGACCGGCCGCGAACGCCTCGCCGACATGCTGAAAACCGCCCGCCAGGTCGCCGCCGACATCTTCGCCCCCACCCAGTGGCCCCCGAACGACCTCGCCACGCTCGCCAGCCTCTTGACCCCCCTCACCACCCCGCGGCTCTGA
- a CDS encoding FAD-dependent monooxygenase, producing the protein MGDTDVLVVGAGPVGLTAAAELRRRGADCRIVDRLAAPQPYAKAVGIQPRTLEVWDAMGAGLLRRVLDEAVPMRGQLTYVDGAAGPRIDMELPADVPYGFAALPQYATERLLAEHLAGYGVAVERGSELVGLEQMDGYVRASLTTAGGGEEVSAQYVVGCDGAHSRVRRAAGIGFEGDAFPEQYMLGDVEVDWDLPEGYAVRSTTGGGDVLVCIPLPGRRRYRMSMLVPPELDAGSAVGASGEVAHGLERGRAPELRHIQDVLDRLAPQPTRAGALRWSSVFRISHRLADRYRDGRIFLAGDAAHIHPPTGAQGMNTGVQDAYNLAWKLALAVRGLAADELLDSYHAERRPVGEEVVGRTVRHARAGLDADRDDLATLLLREAQLLVNYRGGPLAEPGRGAGPDAALPGDLAPGDLIPGDRAPDCAGLERPLVSFRVRLFDLLRGPNHVLLLYAGAGTGVEPESLHASAEAARSATHGLLDTYVVLAADAVRPEGLLLPHVRDADGAFRAAYAAADGEAFVIRPDGYLGARLPAAAPARLAAHLRRTFAAA; encoded by the coding sequence ATGGGTGACACGGACGTGCTGGTCGTGGGCGCGGGGCCGGTCGGGCTGACGGCCGCGGCCGAGCTTCGGCGGCGGGGCGCCGACTGCCGGATCGTCGACCGGCTGGCGGCCCCGCAGCCGTACGCCAAGGCGGTGGGGATCCAGCCCCGGACCCTGGAGGTGTGGGACGCCATGGGGGCGGGGCTGCTCCGGCGGGTGCTGGACGAGGCGGTACCGATGCGGGGGCAGCTGACGTACGTGGACGGGGCAGCCGGTCCGCGGATCGACATGGAGCTGCCGGCGGACGTGCCCTACGGGTTCGCCGCGCTGCCGCAGTACGCGACGGAACGGCTGCTGGCGGAGCACCTGGCGGGGTACGGGGTGGCGGTCGAGCGGGGCAGCGAGCTGGTGGGGCTGGAGCAGATGGACGGGTACGTCCGGGCTTCGCTGACCACGGCCGGGGGCGGGGAGGAGGTGTCCGCGCAGTACGTCGTCGGCTGCGACGGCGCGCACAGCCGGGTGCGTCGGGCGGCCGGGATCGGGTTCGAGGGGGACGCGTTCCCCGAGCAGTACATGCTGGGCGATGTCGAGGTCGACTGGGACCTGCCGGAAGGCTACGCCGTGCGCTCCACCACGGGTGGCGGCGATGTGCTCGTGTGCATTCCGCTGCCCGGGCGGCGGCGGTACCGGATGTCGATGCTCGTGCCGCCGGAGCTGGACGCCGGCTCGGCGGTTGGCGCGTCCGGGGAGGTGGCTCACGGGCTGGAGCGCGGCCGGGCGCCGGAGCTGCGGCACATCCAGGACGTGCTCGACCGGCTCGCGCCGCAGCCCACCAGAGCCGGCGCGCTGCGGTGGTCCTCGGTGTTCCGGATCAGCCACCGGCTGGCGGACCGCTACCGCGACGGCCGGATCTTCCTCGCCGGCGACGCCGCGCACATCCACCCGCCCACCGGCGCCCAGGGGATGAACACCGGCGTGCAGGACGCGTACAACCTGGCGTGGAAGCTCGCCCTGGCGGTGCGGGGCCTGGCCGCGGACGAACTGCTCGACAGCTACCACGCGGAACGCCGCCCGGTGGGGGAGGAGGTGGTCGGGCGCACCGTGCGGCACGCCCGAGCCGGCCTCGACGCGGACCGGGACGACCTGGCGACGCTGCTGCTGCGGGAGGCGCAGCTCCTGGTGAACTACCGGGGCGGGCCGCTGGCCGAACCGGGCAGGGGTGCCGGACCGGATGCCGCACTCCCGGGTGATCTGGCCCCGGGCGACTTGATCCCGGGTGATCGGGCGCCGGACTGTGCGGGGCTGGAACGGCCGCTGGTGTCCTTCCGCGTGCGGCTGTTCGACCTCCTGCGCGGCCCGAACCACGTGCTGCTCCTGTACGCGGGTGCCGGGACAGGGGTGGAGCCGGAGTCCCTGCACGCGAGCGCGGAGGCGGCCCGCTCGGCTACGCACGGACTGCTGGACACGTACGTCGTGCTCGCGGCCGACGCGGTCCGACCGGAAGGCCTCCTGCTCCCGCACGTTCGGGACGCGGACGGCGCCTTCAGGGCAGCCTACGCGGCGGCGGACGGCGAGGCCTTCGTGATCCGCCCGGACGGCTACCTGGGCGCTCGCCTTCCGGCCGCTGCCCCGGCGCGGCTTGCGGCCCACCTGCGGCGCACATTCGCGGCTGCTTGA
- a CDS encoding sulfurtransferase TusA family protein has translation MTTAQPPAPGPDPDLSIDGTGLLCVQLLLRLRGRIADHPAGTVVHIHTTDPAAPLDLPAWCHLTGHEYLGPVPHPATDREVYAIRLTTAALPTRADRPWHPAPAPSAG, from the coding sequence ATGACCACCGCCCAGCCGCCCGCCCCGGGCCCCGACCCCGACCTGAGCATCGACGGCACCGGCCTGCTCTGCGTCCAGCTCCTGCTGCGCCTGCGCGGCCGGATCGCCGACCACCCGGCGGGCACGGTGGTCCACATCCACACCACCGACCCGGCCGCCCCGCTCGACCTGCCCGCCTGGTGCCACCTGACCGGCCACGAGTACCTCGGCCCGGTCCCCCACCCGGCCACCGACCGTGAGGTGTACGCCATCCGTCTCACCACCGCCGCCCTGCCCACCCGCGCCGACCGCCCCTGGCACCCGGCCCCGGCCCCGTCCGCCGGCTGA
- the fmt gene encoding methionyl-tRNA formyltransferase → MRLVFAGTPEVAVPALDALLASDRHEVVAVVTRPDAPAGRGRKLVASPVAQRAEEAGIEVLKPAKPSDPEFVARLTELAPDCCPVVAYGALLRPGTLEIPKHGWVNLHFSLLPAWRGAAPVQHAVMAGDEVTGASTFLIEQGLDSGPVYGVITEEIRPTDTSGDLLTRLSVSGARLLAATMDGIEDGSLHAVPQPAEGVTLAPKITVEDARIDWTHPALRIDRVVRGCAPAPGAWTEFRGERLKVSGPVRLLPGETGLAPGEVAMVGKNSVRVGTGSHEIELGEVRPQGKKEMRAADWARGARLEAGERFGAEG, encoded by the coding sequence ATGCGTCTCGTCTTCGCCGGCACCCCCGAGGTCGCCGTTCCCGCCCTGGACGCCCTGCTCGCCTCCGACCGGCACGAGGTCGTCGCGGTGGTCACCCGCCCCGACGCGCCCGCCGGGCGCGGCCGCAAGCTGGTCGCCAGTCCCGTCGCCCAGCGCGCCGAGGAGGCCGGGATCGAGGTCCTCAAGCCGGCGAAGCCGAGCGACCCCGAGTTCGTCGCCCGGCTCACCGAACTCGCCCCCGACTGCTGCCCGGTGGTCGCCTACGGCGCCCTGCTGCGCCCCGGCACCCTGGAGATCCCCAAGCACGGCTGGGTCAACCTGCACTTCTCGCTGCTGCCCGCCTGGCGCGGCGCCGCGCCGGTCCAGCACGCCGTGATGGCCGGGGACGAGGTCACCGGCGCGTCCACCTTCCTGATCGAGCAGGGCCTGGACTCCGGCCCGGTCTACGGCGTGATCACCGAGGAGATCCGGCCGACCGACACCAGCGGCGACCTGCTCACCCGGCTGTCCGTCTCCGGCGCGCGGCTGCTCGCCGCGACCATGGACGGCATCGAGGACGGCTCCCTGCACGCCGTGCCGCAGCCGGCCGAGGGCGTCACGCTCGCACCGAAGATCACCGTCGAGGACGCGCGGATCGACTGGACCCACCCCGCCCTGCGGATCGACCGCGTCGTGCGCGGCTGCGCCCCGGCGCCGGGTGCGTGGACCGAGTTCCGCGGCGAGCGGCTGAAGGTGTCCGGCCCGGTCAGGCTGCTGCCGGGGGAGACCGGGCTGGCGCCCGGGGAGGTGGCGATGGTCGGCAAGAACAGCGTCCGGGTCGGCACCGGCAGCCACGAGATCGAGCTGGGCGAGGTCCGTCCGCAGGGGAAGAAGGAGATGCGGGCGGCGGACTGGGCGCGCGGGGCGCGGCTGGAGGCGGGGGAGCGGTTCGGGGCCGAAGGCTGA
- a CDS encoding RsmB/NOP family class I SAM-dependent RNA methyltransferase gives MTTPSAKRAPRPHRRPKKDPARIVAFRALRAVDERDAYANLILPSLLREAEQKGMDRRDAALATELVYGTLRLQGTYDAVIAACIDRPLSKVDPPVLDVLSLGAHQLLTTRIPSHAAVSATVELARVVLGDGKAKFVNAVLRRISAHDLDTWIEQVAPPYDKDAEDHLAVVHSHPRWVVSALWDSLGRWQPDASGRTAMEELLRADNERPEVTLVARPGRASVGELADALPEAEPGRWSPFALRLAEGGDPGALDAVKENRAGVQDEGSQLVALALASAPLDGPDRLWLDGCAGPGGKAALLGALAAERGAALVASEKQPHRARLVARALEGNPGPYTVIAADGTRPAWRSGGFDRVLVDVPCSGLGALRRRPEARWRRRPADIAAFGPLQRDLLRSAIDATRVGGVVGYATCSPHLAETRAVVDDVLRAEGGRVEWIDARPLLPGVPALGDGPDVQLWPHLHGTDAMYLALLRRTS, from the coding sequence GTGACCACTCCCAGCGCCAAGCGCGCGCCCCGTCCGCACCGCCGGCCCAAGAAGGACCCGGCCCGTATCGTCGCGTTCCGCGCCCTGCGCGCCGTCGACGAGCGCGACGCGTACGCCAACCTGATCCTGCCGTCGCTGCTCCGCGAGGCCGAGCAGAAGGGCATGGACCGGCGCGACGCCGCCCTCGCCACCGAACTCGTCTACGGCACCCTGCGCCTCCAGGGCACCTACGACGCGGTCATCGCCGCCTGCATCGACCGGCCGCTCAGCAAGGTCGACCCGCCGGTGCTCGACGTGCTCTCGCTCGGCGCCCACCAGCTGCTCACCACCCGCATCCCCAGCCACGCGGCCGTCTCGGCGACCGTCGAACTCGCCCGGGTGGTGCTCGGCGACGGCAAGGCGAAGTTCGTCAACGCCGTGCTGCGCCGGATCAGCGCCCACGACCTGGACACCTGGATCGAGCAGGTCGCCCCGCCGTACGACAAGGACGCAGAGGACCACCTCGCCGTCGTCCACTCGCACCCGCGCTGGGTGGTCTCCGCGCTCTGGGACTCGCTCGGCCGCTGGCAGCCGGACGCCTCCGGGCGCACCGCCATGGAGGAACTGCTGCGCGCCGACAACGAGCGGCCCGAGGTCACGCTGGTCGCCCGGCCGGGGCGGGCCAGCGTCGGCGAGCTGGCCGACGCGCTGCCCGAGGCCGAGCCCGGCCGCTGGTCCCCGTTCGCGCTGCGGCTCGCCGAGGGCGGCGACCCGGGCGCGCTGGACGCGGTGAAGGAGAACCGGGCGGGGGTGCAGGACGAGGGCAGCCAGCTGGTCGCGCTCGCCCTGGCGAGCGCCCCGCTGGACGGCCCCGACCGGCTCTGGCTGGACGGCTGCGCCGGCCCCGGCGGCAAGGCCGCGCTGCTCGGCGCGCTGGCCGCCGAGCGCGGCGCGGCGCTGGTCGCCAGCGAGAAGCAGCCGCACCGCGCGCGGCTGGTGGCGCGGGCGCTGGAGGGCAACCCCGGCCCGTACACCGTGATCGCGGCCGACGGGACGCGGCCGGCCTGGCGCTCGGGCGGCTTCGACCGGGTGCTCGTCGACGTGCCCTGCTCCGGGCTGGGCGCGTTGCGCCGCCGCCCCGAGGCGCGGTGGCGGCGGCGTCCGGCGGACATCGCGGCGTTCGGGCCGCTCCAGCGGGACCTGCTGCGCTCGGCGATCGACGCCACCCGGGTGGGCGGGGTGGTCGGGTACGCGACCTGCTCGCCGCACCTCGCGGAGACCCGGGCCGTCGTCGACGACGTGCTGCGGGCCGAGGGCGGGCGGGTCGAGTGGATCGACGCCCGGCCACTGCTGCCCGGCGTGCCGGCACTCGGGGACGGGCCGGACGTGCAGCTCTGGCCGCACCTGCACGGGACGGACGCGATGTACCTGGCGCTGCTGCGGCGGACTTCGTAG